The Sphaerochaeta globosa str. Buddy region GTACTGCTCATAGACCTCTGGGGTGACCGCCAAGGTATAGGTGTTGTTAAAACCAAAGGGTTCTAGCCATACGATATCCCATTGCTTGAGAAACTCCTCGCTTACAATGCTATAGGATTGCTCGGGATCGTTGACCACGTCCATTTTCAGGTGGGCGGTCAAACCGGTACCGGTATACTCCGGGTAGATGTCGATTTGGCCATTCTTGATTGCGTTGAAGTTGACGAACGTACCGCCGAGGTTGAGCTTGCGGTTTACCTTCAGGGGTGTGTGTGCTTCTATCAACTGGGAAAGCATTTCTGCAATGACGATGTTCTCGCCAAAGTCCTTCGATCCGATGGTGATGGTATCGTCCTTGGCGCAACTGGTAAAAAACAGGATTGCGGCCAAGGCCAAGGTCAGTACTAGGGTGATTCTGGTTCTTTTTCTGTGCATATATCTCAATTCTCCTTAACGTGTGTGTTTTTGAAGTCGTTTTTCTGCTTTTCCCATGCCCCAATCGAAAATGAGGGCTATGACGACCACCGGAATTGCACCGAGCAGAATCCTTTCCATGTTGCGTTGCTGGATACCTCGGTAGATTATGTATCCCAACCCCCCGCTTCCAATGAGGACTCCCATTACTGCGATGGACAGTGAATTGACCAAAGCAACTTTTATGCCTCCGAAGATCATGGGGATGGAAAGCGGTATTTCCACCTTCACCAATCGCTGGGCCCTGCTCATACCCATGCCCCGTGCTGCATCGATGATATAGGGTGGCAATTGGGTCAGGGATGTGTAGGTGTTGCGGATGATGGGAAGCAGTGCATACAGCACCAGAGCTACCCCCATGGTGAGATCTCCCAGACCGAAAATGATCATCAGGAGGGCCAGTAAAGCCAGCGATGGGATGGTCTGGATAATCTCGGCAAGGCTGATGATGAAACTTCCCAGTTTTCGTTTCCAATAGGAGAGGACTCCCAGTGCGATACCGATGATGGTTGCAAACACCATCGCTACGGCTACTATACTCAGATGCTCTGCAATTGCATGCATTAGTTCATTCATGCGTTCCTCCTCAAAGCCCGCGGGGTGATAAGCTTCTGCAAAAAGCCGATGAGGGCACTGAAGGCAAAAGCCAGGATTGCAGAAGGAATGGCACCGGCTAAGATATAGTCAGTGTTGTAGGTAGCCAGACCTGTCCAGATCCAGTCTCCCAGCCCGCCCGCTCCGATCATACCGGCCAGCGTCGCCCAGCTGACGATGTAGACTGCTGAAATGCGGATTCCGCTGACAATTGTAGGAAGGGCGAGGGGAAGTTCGACCTTGAAGAGCACTTGGCTCTTGGTCATCCCGATTCCCTTTGCCGCATCCTTGTACGAGGGAAGCACTTCGGTGATACCGGTATAGGTATTCCTGAG contains the following coding sequences:
- a CDS encoding ABC transporter permease, encoding MNELMHAIAEHLSIVAVAMVFATIIGIALGVLSYWKRKLGSFIISLAEIIQTIPSLALLALLMIIFGLGDLTMGVALVLYALLPIIRNTYTSLTQLPPYIIDAARGMGMSRAQRLVKVEIPLSIPMIFGGIKVALVNSLSIAVMGVLIGSGGLGYIIYRGIQQRNMERILLGAIPVVVIALIFDWGMGKAEKRLQKHTR
- a CDS encoding ABC transporter permease — protein: MRLITFFSKNSEAMIASLGQHIALVLISVGLGMVIAIPLGILLTRHKKAAPTVLALAGTVQTIPGLVMLGFALIFMGIGTLPALAVLTIYSILPILRNTYTGITEVLPSYKDAAKGIGMTKSQVLFKVELPLALPTIVSGIRISAVYIVSWATLAGMIGAGGLGDWIWTGLATYNTDYILAGAIPSAILAFAFSALIGFLQKLITPRALRRNA